tgatgaataaatgtcagtatttgatgttaatatgatGTTGTTTTTAGATgctggctcaacgttggattttggtcactttttaacacaacctaaaatcatccaaatatcaacgtcatttgatgtcattattggacatcaaaataacgttgtccttagacactgactagacattgacttttggtcacctgacatcacaacctaaatctaacctaatattaacatcttatgacattgtgtgcctgctgggcaataactaaatgcactacagaatgttacgtttacacacacatgcacaaattacatgtaaatgcacaagcttttcacagcataatactcactactcatgtgTACATTTAacgggctactttttactcatattttgagcaatatttacaacaggtacttttactctacttgcactacatttttaggcaagtaatggtacttttacttgagtgtgatttttcagtactccttCCACAACTGGtaataataaatagttaataCATTACATCATGTAGATGTGcaggtgaagtcagaatattTAGCCCCCCTGTctatttcccccaatttctgttgaacagagatatttttttcttcacctttctaatcataatagttttaacaactcatttctaatcactaatttattttatttttgccatgatgacagtaaataatatttgactagatattcttcaagatactagtattcagattaaaatgaaatttaaaggcttaactaggttaattaggtaaaagttagggtaattagggaagtcattgtataacagtggtttgttctgtagactattgaaaacaaatatagctaataatattgaccttaaaatggtttttaaaaacaaaaacttttattctagctaaaataaaaacaaataatactttctcatgaagaaaaaaatatcataagaaatactgtaaaaaaattctaaatctgttaaacctcatttactaaatatttgaaaaatatgtaataaaagaTATCAtgagagggcgaataattttgcctttaGCTCTATATTTGTGTGTCAGACTCctttcctacactgtaaaaagtgattagttacttaaagtgagtacaCCTTAAaagccttaaaagcaacaagctgactttattgtaatttaaaattatgtaagtaacttgaaactgttaagttgacttaatttttataattatgcaaatagttctcactttttaaaaataaaagtaaactaaactAATCACTTTATCCAGTACACCTTTTTTTATATAAGTTTTTTCCCCAGCTTTTCTGTATCAAGCAAaatgacagtaactaaaataaatctgctccagtgtgtcttctaaattcaatgcaggctataattgtagattttatagacttaatgaagcaccaagtatgtaatattgtaaaaattaCAGCATTCATTTGAAAACAGACCTACTCAAATAGTCTGAAACTGTAAAAAGGGAAAAGTTgagttttaaaaagtgaatacaataagcataattataaaaagtaaattaaCTTGACAGTTCCGAGTTACAataggtttacttacattatctttgtagagtcaacttgttgcttttgaggcaattggtttacttgctttaagcaactaataactttttacagtgtacatggaAACTCATCAGATAAATACATAGTAATAATTTTTCCCTCAGTTTTGAGCCCCCCTACCCCCAATGGAAAGAAATGCTTCGCTTGTGATTGGGAGGACTGCTCAAAAACAGTCAACTGTCAGAGAAATGAAGACTACTGCTTTAGTGCATACAGTAAGTACTTTTATTATTGATACAAATATTAATCAGGCTTGTAGCTagaggggttcgggtggttcaaaagacccaACCCTCACTGGAAAAGTCCAGAATTTAGCTCCTATACAAGCttatttgtcccatttttgacagtatgccgttaaattgtgaaaataactgaTAGAAGGCGGCTTTAAGAGTAATTAAATTTCTAATTAgtcaaatggacaaattctgacggaggaaatgagctggcatggggtgcgtttccaaaaaccatcgtttgctaactaaggtcgcaagtttcaTTGCTACAAACATTGTTCGTTGATTTGACATTTCTTAAATCAGTCGTTCCAATAAACATTcgcaaaatgcatcacaaacttgtacacttgtaactgcacctctggagctgtagttagaagcatagttcctggctgtgttctattcccagttaccccccccccccccccccaaccccggcctattcatttagaacattctgagATTTAAACTTAACATTAAactaaactttaaataaattaaaaaaacattaaagtcatctctctcgtttacatgttctccctttgttggagtgggtttcctccggatgctccagtttaacccacagtccaaaaacacatCCACTATAGATGATGTGTAGTGTTGGagtatgagtgtctgtgtgtgaatgtgagagtgtatgggtgttttccagtactaggttgtggctggaagggcatccgctgtgtaaaatttaTGGAAtcgttgacggttcattccgctgtggtgacctctgaaatagaaactataagctgaaggaaaatgaataaatgaatcatgaaACATGTACATACTTTTCTTTCTTAACCTTTATAGGTGGTGCAGAAACTTTGAAAGGATGCGGGACGAAATCTGTCTGCGATGAGCCAGAAATATTTAAGCGAGAGCTGAACAAAATCATCACATGTTGTTCAGGGAATCTGTGTAACGGAGCTGAGAGCTTCCTTCAGAGCTTCATGTTCCTCTGCTTTTCTCTGATCACCGTGATCCTGGTGCACTGAAGCCTGCTACACTTCCCCCCAAAAGTCCAAACACacgtgctataagtgaattgaataaataaagtggctgtagtgtatgagtgtgaatgcaagagagtGTGGATGTTTTGgtttgcggcttgaagggcacccgttgtgtaaaacatatgctggataatttggaggttcatttagctgtggcgacccctaaaaaaataaagaggctaagctgaaaagaaaatgaatgaatatatatatatatatatatatatatatatatatatatatatatatatatatatatatatatatatatatatatatatatatatatattagggatgtgcagagcagccggtatttgtatttgttgaggggggaaaagtatttgtatttatatattttctattacacgtctaatttacgttatagttaaagtattgtttaattatacccattatataaattatagatatgcaatattggttgttgtttttgaacatgtgacaagaaatgtcattgaaaagaaaataacatagaagccattatctcatccatggttaaaccaactaataaaataccattgtgaatattatgaacccaccaccaccgttcttgttgaaggacactgaatagacagaataaaaacaaataatacttcaaaaaactgttcttcttctgaaagaacttctttccaatagacagaattccaaaaactaaaattaactaaataaatctaaataaaaccctgcctgggagatctggcagaacaaaagtattctatataatactaaaagatacagccctgctattgtcatctgcctgccacaaaacagacacaaaattttttgttttttttttgttttttatgtttgaaactgacttgctggggcagaatgtggctgtgttgatggtttggtgcttgtggaggatttagcagaacagagctgtgctgattgaggggattgatgcttgtggggggttcacagacagtatcaggagaggatgcttttagtgcatgtgataatacattacatagaaggttgcgcggtggcacagtgagtagcgctgtcgcctcacagcaagaaggttgctggttcgagccctgactgggttctccccatgttggcgtgggtttcctccgggtgctccggtttcccccacagtccaaacacatgcaatacaggtgaattgggtaagctaaattgtccctattgtatgtgtgtgaaagagagtgtatggatgtttcccagtgctgggtagcagctggaagggcagccactgcgtaaaacaaatgctggataaattggtggttcattccaccgtggcaaccccagattgataaagggactaagccgaaaagaaaatgaatgaataattatgcatagaagatgttgacagatgtttaatatctctgcctctgctgatttcacttttgcacacattatacagtatcagtttgttttatctgcagcagtactgactgtaaaattcttccacaaagaacatgaagttttttattttttttactggtggaggaccaagaaatggctcagcagcagtctttgtcactctttttcatggtgcccaaatgtatttgaggagtttcaagttaataaaaagtgacgggaaagtatgctaaggttaactagcctatagcatatatcttgctgtctgcaaaagacagtaatttagacgtaccatataactcccataagtgcatactattcgacacaactgcacaagcatcgttttaacctttataaacgaacgttaacgttactctgtcaacagtctgtctaaattaccgcgctaacagagctaacgttgcgtaaacagagcacccgattgcaaacttcaaaaatgcagcgtCATGGAAaatcccgatcaaactccgcttcaactctgctacaagtttataaactgcatctggaacccaaaaaaggtacaaaatctatttaacaaaaatagtgatgcagtgaagtattttttttttgctcagccgagccttctgtctgttgctgtggagaagcttgtgccagacaccttttatctccgccccgccctccgactactgactgagcgtctctctctctctctctcactctcactctcactcgggcgggcatgcactgtggtctcatgaggaaacgctgctttttgatagtgtttttcttgctcccgaatacaaataattttcaagtatttgttcgaaataagtattcgtaaaaacatgCTATTCGTgtctttccgaataccgtattcgggttcggctccacctttaatatatatatatatatatatatatatatatatatatatatatatatatatatatatatatatatatatatatatatatatatatatatatatatatatatatataWataaatatatatatatatatatatatatatatataaataaatatatatatatataaaaaaaaatatatatatatatatataaatatatatatatatatatatatatatatatatatatatatatatatatatatatataaatatatatatatatatatatatatatatatatatataaatatatatatatatatatatatatatatatatatataaataaatatatatatatataaaaaaaatatatatatatatatataaatatatatatatatatatatatatatatatatatataaatatatatatatatatatatatatatataaatatatatatatatatacatatacatatatacatatatatatatatatatatatatatatatatatatatatatatatatatatatatatatatatatatatatatatatatatataaaaatatatatatatatataaatatatatatatatatatatatatatatatatatatatatatatatatatatatatatatatatatgtgtgtgtgtgtatatatattatacacgcacacacgcacgtacACACGTGTGTGTCACACAGGGTCACACAAggttacacacatttaaaagtattttaaatattctaaaaattattaaaatattaacattaacattaggtGTAACATAAAACTCTAAACTGCATAACTCAagagaaataaaactaaaaagaacCACAGTAATGTCTTCAAAAGTAAAGTGTCATGCAAGGAATTGTGGGAAAGTGACTTCATGGTTATTTACAGTATAAAGAaggtaataaattatatttaccggggtgcggaccaaaagtgctagtgtgaaagcacccttaacaTAAAGTAGGACCACAAAAAATAATAAGCCAtgtgataataacaataaaagcAAAACTGTAAATCTGCACTCACCAgtctttcactttttttttttacttgcacttGTATCCTCTCTAACAGGTTGCGTTTTTTTTACAAGAATCTACTCATTTCTTGCTGCAATCACAGCAGAGCAGTGAGAACACTTAAATGACAAAGAGACATTCATTGCATGCCAAAACATATGAAATAGGCTACTAAAGGTTGACTTTACCTCCAGGAATTGAAAGGAGATCTGAGGAGAGCAGGCAGAGACACAGTTGCATCTCTAGATGGACCGAGATCAAATAATGTTTCCTGCTTAAAAAGAGACGGGTTTATTCAGAGTGGCACACGTCAAATAAAAGCTGCATCACTGACTGTAACCTTACATTCTCAGCGTCACATTTAAACCTGTGTTCAAACTCTCAAAGCCCACCAAGTAAGTCCaaattattggtaacactttatagtaagattatattaattaatgcaATTACTAACGAACAAATTATGAACAACACATTGATTAcagtattagttcatgttagttcaactgctcattaatgtacatttctaatcagccaatcacatggcaacaacccAATGAATTAAGgcaagtagacatggtcaagacgatctgctgcagttcaaaccaagcatcagaatggggaagaaaggcgatttaagtgactttgaacatggcatggttgttggtgacagacgggctggtctgagtatttcaggtcagaggagaatggccagactggttccagttgatagaaaggcaacagtaactcaaataagcactcgttacaaccgaggtctgcagaagagcatctctgaacacacaacatgtccaaccttgaggcagatgggctacagcagcagaagaccacaccgggtgtcagctgagaacaggaaactgaggctacaattcacacaggctcaccaaaactggacaatagaagattgcctggtctgatgagtctcaatttctgctgccacattcggatggtcgggtcagaatttgacatcaacaacataaaaacatggatctatcctgcctagtaccaattgagcatcgtgtcaacaccacagcctacctgggtattgttgctgaccatgtccatccctttatgaccacagtgtcttgatcttctgatggctacttccagcaggataacacaccatgtcataaagcgtgaatcatctcagactggtttcttgaacatgacgataagttcactgtactcaaatggcctccccagtcaccagatttcaatccaatagagcacctttgggatgtggtggaactggagattcacatcatggatgtgcagctgacaaa
The genomic region above belongs to Danio rerio strain Tuebingen ecotype United States chromosome 21, GRCz12tu, whole genome shotgun sequence and contains:
- the si:dkey-102g19.3 gene encoding uncharacterized protein isoform X1; amino-acid sequence: MPVQCVSWSISTACGRTDHSVQCCDNDLCNDQKAPVLSPPTPNGKKCFACDWEDCSKTVNCQRNEDYCFSAYSGAETLKGCGTKSVCDEPEIFKRELNKIITCCSGNLCNGAESFLQSFMFLCFSLITVILVH